A region of Paenibacillus sp. JNUCC-31 DNA encodes the following proteins:
- the addA gene encoding helicase-exonuclease AddAB subunit AddA, translated as MTNMPKPEGSFWSDDQWSAISQSGEDILVAAAAGSGKTAVLVERIIRKIADPSQGFSVDRLLVATFTKAAAAEMKQRIREALERALEEQPAEDHLRKQLSLLGRASITTLHSFCMEVIRRYYQQIPLNPAFRILNENEAEIMRQELLEELFEEKYGEEDEGSTFRELVDWFSGERNDDAMHRLVQRLYDFSRSHSWPDHWLAEMAAAFQVESVEALGHSAWVQSILRDAALSLSGAAGLLRQGISISMQPEGPKPYADTLKEDLAMVEELLSAVEIIPWERLPEVFQPAAFGKLKPCKKDQTDPGLQEQVKELREAAKKAVTDLKGSLFGRSAFSFWQELDQAAPLMQELSKLVSAFGERYRQAKQERGQVDFSDLEHYCLHILRHEDSTPELSMPSDAAMEYQARFDEVLLDEYQDTNTVQEDIVRLISRENPGNRFMVGDVKQSIYRFRLAEPGLFLNKYRQYASNSVTGEVGEGVSLRAGRRIDLARNFRSRAEVVHSVNMLFKQLMNEGVAEIAYDERAQLAYGATFPAETLGDEAYTPELMLIDRQGGGPDLMESTDENGDALPSAELESAELETAQLEARAMARRIREMVGDTDKPALHVYDKALQSMRPACYGDIVILLRSALMWAPLMIEEFRQQGIPAGGEQSKGYFQATEVEVMLSLLQIVDNPRQDIPLASVLRSPIVGLDEEELAQIRLGGKRQSFYDAVVSAAGGFPDSLNGYRQHAGQTSDPDSSAIQLQWPEVWSEMEQGLRESAVSVEADIIERMREPDVGANAEDGVIDAAVRASTVERISEDVEGENGTGTELQQKLIRFMRQLEQWRLEARQGSLSELIWRMYRETGYLDWVGGLPGGMQRQSNLKALYDRARQYEEATANRGLFRFLTYVSRLRENGGDLGTVAGGSGEQDNAVRIMTIHRSKGLEFPIVFVGGISKMFNQQDLNSPFLMHKELGFGPRFVDRENRVAYPTLANLAIRRRAQFELLAEEMRVLYVALTRPKEKMILVGTVKDVVKKAVAWSQIKDSPERILPDYLLAAGRSYLDWIGPSLMRHPDAVLLRELAGGSDSFAACLVDDESRWNISVISADHVSRDLFVDQVHGEEGGITEVRKHRVAALKAVQPVDLLPSSVEKEMHEDEQDAILRDSPIEQGGTPGAQEGVQLIHEVEREVDRRLSWTYAHHAATQVAASTSVTELKTWLAMQGHSSVQVMEEMLEQSEASAMYEMREGLTSDETLTNESIRKDVLTPKEGMYEQGSEEASSFKLHLRRPQFMEEKQLTGAERGTVYHTLMQHLPLDGSPVDSQIVEETIQRLVELQIMLPHQADIIESEQLADFFNTEPGAELLRADWVKREIPFIYGLPAHHSPAEWLHELSPNAGMQTLEEDGKMQASLTNETVLVQGIIDCLYEVNGDLVLLDYKTDRVLEHRGGLDKLTENYRFQLELYGRAIEDILGRKVDRKWLYFFDNGHAVKL; from the coding sequence ATGACGAATATGCCAAAACCGGAGGGAAGCTTCTGGAGTGATGACCAGTGGAGTGCCATCTCGCAGAGCGGGGAAGACATCCTGGTCGCCGCTGCAGCCGGATCAGGAAAGACAGCCGTATTGGTTGAACGGATTATTCGCAAGATTGCAGACCCTTCCCAGGGATTCAGCGTAGACCGCCTGCTGGTCGCTACGTTTACCAAAGCGGCTGCTGCCGAAATGAAGCAGCGGATTAGGGAAGCGCTGGAACGTGCGCTTGAAGAACAGCCTGCGGAAGATCATCTGCGCAAACAACTTTCTCTGCTTGGACGGGCGTCTATTACAACGCTGCATTCATTCTGTATGGAAGTCATTCGCCGTTACTATCAGCAAATTCCACTGAACCCGGCTTTCCGGATTTTAAATGAAAATGAAGCAGAAATAATGCGTCAGGAATTGTTGGAGGAACTGTTTGAAGAGAAGTACGGCGAAGAAGATGAAGGCAGCACATTCCGCGAATTGGTGGATTGGTTCAGTGGGGAACGAAACGATGATGCCATGCATCGACTTGTGCAGCGTTTGTATGATTTCTCACGCAGTCATTCCTGGCCAGATCACTGGCTGGCTGAGATGGCAGCTGCTTTTCAGGTGGAAAGTGTCGAGGCGCTTGGTCATTCTGCATGGGTTCAGAGTATTTTGCGCGATGCCGCTCTTTCCCTCAGTGGTGCGGCTGGTCTGCTGCGTCAAGGGATTAGCATATCGATGCAGCCAGAAGGCCCGAAACCTTATGCAGATACGTTAAAAGAAGATTTGGCGATGGTGGAAGAGCTTCTGTCAGCTGTTGAGATCATACCGTGGGAAAGATTGCCTGAAGTGTTTCAACCAGCAGCTTTTGGCAAGCTGAAGCCTTGCAAAAAAGACCAGACGGACCCGGGGTTACAGGAACAGGTCAAGGAACTGCGTGAGGCTGCGAAAAAAGCCGTGACGGATCTGAAAGGGTCATTGTTTGGAAGAAGTGCGTTTTCTTTCTGGCAGGAGCTGGACCAGGCGGCACCACTAATGCAGGAACTGTCCAAGCTGGTCAGTGCATTTGGAGAACGATATCGACAAGCCAAACAGGAGCGCGGTCAGGTCGATTTCAGTGATCTGGAGCATTACTGTCTTCATATTTTGCGTCATGAGGATTCTACGCCTGAATTGTCCATGCCTTCAGATGCAGCCATGGAATACCAGGCACGTTTCGATGAAGTGCTGCTGGATGAATATCAGGATACCAATACGGTACAGGAAGATATCGTCAGATTGATCTCCAGAGAAAATCCGGGGAATCGCTTTATGGTCGGTGATGTAAAACAGAGCATTTACCGTTTTCGTTTGGCTGAACCTGGTCTGTTTTTGAACAAGTACCGTCAATATGCATCGAATTCGGTTACGGGTGAAGTCGGAGAGGGCGTTTCTTTGCGGGCAGGAAGACGCATTGATCTTGCACGCAACTTCCGTAGTCGTGCAGAAGTAGTCCATTCAGTCAATATGTTATTCAAGCAGCTCATGAACGAAGGGGTCGCCGAGATTGCCTATGATGAACGGGCGCAGCTTGCTTATGGGGCTACTTTCCCGGCAGAGACGCTTGGAGATGAGGCTTACACGCCTGAACTCATGCTGATTGATCGTCAAGGCGGAGGACCTGATCTCATGGAAAGCACGGACGAGAATGGGGATGCGTTGCCTTCTGCCGAGCTGGAGAGTGCCGAGCTCGAAACCGCTCAACTGGAAGCTAGGGCCATGGCTCGCCGTATTCGTGAAATGGTCGGAGATACGGATAAACCAGCCCTTCATGTTTATGATAAAGCCCTTCAATCCATGCGACCTGCGTGTTACGGAGACATTGTCATTTTGCTGCGTTCTGCCCTGATGTGGGCTCCACTCATGATCGAGGAATTCAGACAACAGGGTATTCCTGCTGGAGGAGAGCAGAGCAAAGGGTATTTTCAGGCGACGGAAGTTGAAGTGATGTTGTCCCTGCTGCAAATTGTGGATAATCCAAGGCAGGATATTCCACTTGCTTCCGTGCTTCGTTCGCCGATTGTAGGACTGGATGAAGAGGAACTGGCTCAGATTCGTCTTGGGGGCAAGAGACAGTCTTTCTATGATGCTGTTGTATCGGCCGCAGGAGGTTTCCCTGACTCGTTGAACGGCTACAGGCAGCATGCCGGGCAGACATCAGACCCTGATTCATCTGCAATCCAGCTGCAATGGCCGGAAGTCTGGTCAGAAATGGAACAAGGGCTGCGGGAGTCGGCAGTATCCGTTGAGGCAGACATCATCGAACGTATGCGTGAACCCGATGTGGGAGCGAATGCAGAAGATGGAGTCATTGATGCTGCTGTACGTGCAAGTACGGTTGAACGTATAAGCGAGGATGTGGAAGGGGAGAACGGTACCGGCACAGAGCTGCAACAAAAGCTAATTCGCTTTATGCGTCAACTGGAACAGTGGCGGCTTGAAGCCAGACAAGGCAGTCTGAGCGAACTGATTTGGCGCATGTACAGGGAAACAGGTTATTTGGACTGGGTAGGCGGCCTTCCTGGAGGCATGCAGCGTCAAAGCAATCTGAAGGCTCTGTATGATCGGGCACGACAATATGAGGAGGCAACGGCCAATCGTGGCTTGTTTCGCTTCCTGACCTATGTGTCCAGATTACGTGAGAACGGGGGAGATCTCGGGACCGTAGCTGGTGGTTCGGGAGAGCAGGATAACGCAGTACGCATCATGACGATTCACCGGAGTAAGGGCTTGGAATTCCCAATCGTTTTTGTCGGCGGCATATCCAAGATGTTCAATCAGCAGGATCTGAACTCGCCGTTTCTGATGCATAAGGAGCTGGGGTTTGGCCCGAGGTTTGTGGATCGTGAGAATCGGGTTGCCTATCCAACCTTGGCGAATCTGGCGATTCGCCGTCGTGCCCAGTTTGAGCTGCTTGCCGAAGAGATGCGGGTGCTCTATGTGGCTCTGACCCGTCCGAAGGAGAAAATGATTTTGGTCGGTACGGTGAAAGATGTGGTTAAAAAGGCAGTGGCCTGGTCTCAGATTAAGGACAGTCCGGAACGGATATTGCCTGATTACCTGCTTGCAGCAGGACGTAGTTATTTGGACTGGATTGGTCCATCCCTGATGAGACACCCGGACGCGGTTTTGCTACGTGAACTTGCAGGAGGAAGTGATTCGTTTGCTGCCTGCCTTGTGGATGATGAATCACGCTGGAATATATCTGTCATCTCGGCTGATCACGTATCCCGAGACCTGTTCGTGGATCAGGTGCATGGTGAGGAAGGCGGCATAACCGAAGTACGGAAACATCGTGTTGCTGCCCTAAAAGCAGTTCAGCCTGTGGACTTGTTACCTTCCTCAGTTGAAAAAGAGATGCACGAGGATGAACAAGATGCCATCCTGCGAGATAGTCCGATTGAACAGGGGGGCACACCAGGCGCGCAAGAGGGTGTACAGCTAATACACGAAGTCGAACGTGAGGTAGATAGAAGGTTATCCTGGACATATGCTCATCACGCAGCAACCCAGGTGGCTGCGAGTACATCGGTTACCGAGCTGAAAACATGGCTTGCCATGCAGGGCCATTCGTCGGTTCAGGTCATGGAAGAAATGCTAGAGCAATCTGAGGCATCTGCGATGTATGAGATGCGGGAAGGATTAACCTCAGACGAGACGTTAACAAATGAGTCGATAAGGAAAGATGTGTTAACTCCAAAAGAAGGCATGTATGAGCAAGGTTCGGAGGAGGCTTCGTCCTTTAAATTGCATTTGCGTCGTCCTCAATTTATGGAGGAGAAACAATTGACCGGGGCCGAGCGGGGAACAGTGTATCATACGTTGATGCAGCATCTTCCTTTGGATGGATCACCCGTTGATTCGCAAATCGTGGAAGAGACCATTCAACGGTTAGTGGAGCTTCAAATCATGCTTCCGCATCAGGCTGACATTATTGAGTCTGAACAACTGGCGGATTTCTTCAATACAGAACCTGGGGCAGAATTGCTGCGCGCGGATTGGGTGAAGCGGGAGATTCCATTTATATATGGACTTCCTGCCCATCATTCTCCTGCCGAGTGGCTCCATGAACTTTCACCAAATGCGGGCATGCAGACGTTGGAAGAAGACGGAAAGATGCAAGCATCTCTTACAAATGAGACCGTGCTGGTACAGGGGATTATCGACTGCCTGTATGAGGTGAATGGCGATCTAGTTTTGCTAGATTACAAGACAGATCGCGTGTTGGAGCATCGCGGCGGATTGGACAAACTGACAGAAAACTATCGTTTTCAGCTAGAGCTGTATGGTCGGGCTATTGAAGATATTCTGGGTCGGAAAGTCGACCGGAAATGGCTGTACTTTTTTGATAACGGACATGCTGTGAAACTATGA